From the Aquarana catesbeiana isolate 2022-GZ linkage group LG10, ASM4218655v1, whole genome shotgun sequence genome, the window catacattggggtccacacccctggacctgtatagcaccctttgtggtttccttgggcaaggttgaccaggaataccaacttttaacaagggtccagcgcctaaaaaggacacattacaagcaatacctcgttcttgagccgaggttcgggtaccatccactttagcttagtaagccatccgaatggatccgattataacgtcctcagtgggacatttctttgaagaaacttgaagagcttcaacagccatgactatcaccttcaagacactggcgaaaaaactgaggcacttcctgtataggaggggttatatgggaggaaccgtcttactattggttgccagtgtccaatcacctgaaggtaagcgtataacccacatagtcattattatggtgctctgtgtctcgtgatgtatgataaagaaaaacggccattttaaaaacttttttttgcattgatacatgtcccctggggcaggacccgggtccccacacactttttatgacaataacttgcatattagcctttaaaattagcacttttgatttttcacgttcaagtcccatagactttaacggggtttgcatgtttgcacaaatttttggtctgtttgcatgttctgccgcaaaccgaaccgaggggtgttcgctcatccctagctgccatccaggacccatccctgCCATCCTGTTCAACACTTATCAATTTAATCCCTTCTATATTTTTTCTCCTTATAAACTTTTAATAATGTTTAGGTATTGAACCTgataatgttatttttttatgttttctaataTGTTATCAATACACTGTATTTGATATTGtatttttaaataatctttatccATATTCTGATGAAAGGCACACAGTAAATGTCCTGAAATGTGTTGGTtatcaataaatagataaaaagataTATTGTATACATAAAAGGTTTACAATATTGCTCCAAGACAAGTCAACACACATTTATATTGAGAATGATCTTTATTAAGATAGCGATATTTGTTAACACAATTTAGCACAGATTGATGCAAAATAACATGGCTGACTTTAGCGCAGGTGCTGTGATTTCTGactgccattagtaggtcattaAATAATTCTTTTTGGCCCTATTTGGCTCCAGATAAATACTATTGGCTCCAATCATCTACTCCCCTTTGCATCCTACAATGAATAGAAAAGCTTTATAATCAATGATATCACTGATATTGCGTCTCCTCTGCACTGCACAGTAATCAATGACTAAACCCAGCTTAACAAAGGCATTTTTCACAAACTCCtcattacatttaaaacaatggaaCCGTTCTGCTCCAGCAACCCAGTAAGTTGCATCTAATAGCGAAAAAAGTAACAGTTGGCCTCCGGGTTTTAGCAGCTTTATGATCTTCTCCAGATTCTTCATGTATTCATCTTCATTTTTACTGATTACATCCAGTATTGATACACTAATAACGCAATCAGCAAGTGGTAGTAGCACCGGGGAAGTTATGTTTACCTGttcaaaatcacatttcaaaatctGCATGATGGACGACCTTAGGCGCATTTCTTTATCCTGAAGTTGacctctgaaagaaaaaaaaaaaacataatatggaCATTACAATAAATATTTCAATATACAGTGATGTGGTGTGATAAGCAATTCTGCCAAAATTCAGTTAGACTGTAATTTGACAAGTTAAAATAAAATTGTCATACTAGTGTAGCCCTACCCCGTAGGAATTGCTAATTGCAGGGTTCCCCActactgcacagccagtcacacagcatttccttcctGTAGCCAGACACAGTGATCAGACATTTGGcttatgtttttgttgttttattaggggatgataacttggatagggtaagggcagggccgtcttaatagcatcatggacccctgggcaaagtaatgcactgggactagggatgggctgtctgttcgggtcgaacatgagtttgacttgaacattggctgtttgcccgttcgccgaatagtgaacaatttggggtgtacgcAGCAAATTCGAAACCCACGGAAACCCTTTAAAAgtcctgtgtcctgccccaggagacatttatcaatgcaaaaaaaagttttaaaggcagttttttcgggagcagtgattttaataatgcttaaagtaaaacaataaaagtgaaatattcctttaaattttgtacctggggggtgtctatagtatgcctgtaaagtggtgcatgtttcccgtgtttacaacagtccgagaacaaaatgacatttctgaaggataTATGAATATAGAGTTGGACAATTTCCAGAAACAGAACATTACTCCCAGTCCCTAGTTATGATAAAattgtggagagagagagacatagcACTCTTAAAAGGATGATGGGATTTTGGAGGGAGGTAGTGTGTCTGTTTAAAGGTGAGCAACACCAACAAtggttaatataaaaaaatataaatttattgaagaaGACAAATAAAAGACAATACAGCCAAAATTCATATTGTGACCTTAAATTACAACTTAGTGTATGAAATCAATTTACATAGGTATGCAGgagcagccaacatgttttgcTTATCGCTTCATCAGGGCACTACATGCATTATTGATTTCATTTAGATTACATAGAATATAAAACATACCATTAGTATAGTAATACATATCCTATCATCAATTCGAAAAACACCAAAAAGATTAGTCAGTTAAATTACATTTGTGTAGAGAGAATATAGGTAACAAATGCTCACCTGGTCTAATAAAAGAAAGTGAACCACTAAACCGCACTATTGCACAACCATTCAGTTGCTGAGAAATGTAGTAGTCTGACAGTCTAGAGACACATTTATGTAAATAATAACTTATAGGGTAGAGACTTCAAAAATGATTATCACAGCATctgtgtacacagcatataatgcATAATACAAGATGCCATAAAAAGATTCTAGTAAGAATTTTATAAATAATTAACATCTTAAGTTTATAAATAATTGAtatcttaaatatatatatatatatatatatatatatatatatatatatatatatatatatatatatatatatattattatttgcaattaattattaaatttatttaattGATTTATTTAGTTAAACGCAATCAAATAAATCCAAAGCAGATATAAGGTATCCATTCCAACTTGCTAGGGCTAACTGCTTACGAGTGAAAAGAGGATGAAATCAATTAGTTAATATTTAAATTATTAGAGTAGTGTAGGTAAAATACCATACACAATACTTGATGGTGATAACCTCCCAGCCAGTGAATGGATAATGGATAATGATAGAGAAATCCCAGAATTTGAAAGGTGAATTCTTACCTAATAGGTGATATGGATGGGGATACATCCGATGGAGGTAGTTCAGCAGCGGTGTGGAAGTTGCCGCTCTGACAGCAAGATGCGTGTGTCGGCGAAAAGCTGACACTGCCATCTTAAGTACACacggtcccaccggaagtgaaggGTCGAGTACGacccctgacatcacttccagtccggGCGTCGCTGCAGATGCGCATGCGCATCGGTCCCAAATGCGATCGGTGCATCAGCGCCATCAATCACACGCTGATAGCGTGGATGAGATGTGAGGGCAAAAAAAAGAAACTCCGCCCTTATGTGCAGGGACACACAAATCTCCCCACCAGTGGCAGACTGCCCCAGGGTAACATATAGGTAAACACTGAAATAGGGGAAATGGTGATTCACTAAAATAGACCACAGATATTATAATAGAACAGGAATGATTTCAAATATAAAAACATACATAGTTAGTATAGTGTTAGTTAATGTAGTGTATTTTAATGTCACAATATGTATTTTGGCtgtattgttttttatttgttttcttcaataaatttatattttttatattaacccTTGTTGGTGTTGCTCACCTTTAAACAGACACACTACCTCCCTCCAAAATCCCATCATTCTTTTGAGAGAGCTATGTCTCTCTCTCCACAAttttgacatttctaaaggaaaagaaagtcatttaaaagtactactagcggtagcgccggcagctataatgaattgttgggtctctgcaatactcataaaagtaattgaaaaaaaacggcctgggattcccccacagtgcattaccaggcatgggggtccccccaaattctataccaggcccttcaggtctggtatggatattaaggagaaccccgctccaaaattaaaaaaaaaatggcatgggggtcccctcaaaatccataccagacccttatccaagcatgcaacctagcaggtcgcaggaaaaaaaggggaaaagagagagtgccccccctcctgaaccataccaggacacattccctcaacattgggaggatgtccccatgttgatggggacaagggcctcatccccacaagccttgcccggtggttgtgggggtctgcgggcggggggcttatcggaatctggaagccccctttaacaaggggacccccatatcccgccccctgtgtaaaatggtaatggggtaccatTTCAGATGCAGACGAGAAGACcgaagaaagaagcagaggatcggaggaagaagaggaagaggtgggggaagaacaagatggaggaagaaaaccgaatgaagacagaagtagatggaagaagaagcggggaaagaagaagacattaataaaggaactgtcaaaaaacgtctttttttaacatttttgacactttttttgtgaaatggtaggggtacatttgtaccccattaccatttcacacagggggggtgggatctggcggtccccttgttaaagggggcttccagattccgataagcccaccacccgcagacccccacaaccaccgggcaaggggtgtggggatgaggcccttgtccccatcaacatggggacatcctccccatgttgagggcatgtggcctggtacggttcaggagggggggcgctctctcaccccccctcttttcctgcggcctgccaggttgcgtgctcggataagggtctggtttttgCAGAGACGCGATCTGTATTGcagagatccgacaattcattatagctgccggcgctaccgcgcacttttaaatgactttttttcctttagaaatgtcattttgctctcggactgttgtaaacaggggaaacatgcaccactttacaggcatactatagacacccccccaggtacgaatatttcacttttattgtttcactttaagcattattaaaatcattgctcctgaaaaaacggacgtttttaaaactttttttgctttgatacatgtcccctggggcaggacccaggtccccaaacactttttatgacaataacttgcatattaacccttaaaattagcacttttgatttttcacgttcgtgtcccatagactttaacggtgttcgcgtgttcgaacaaattttagcctgttcgcatgttgtgctgcgaaccgaactggggagtgttcggcccatccctaactgGGACCCATACCAGCTTTcctcaatttacgcacctactttcaagaaataaagtataaatagtttatagaattaaacatatattcattagtactttaaataaaattgattttacaaaaaggaaaacattccataaatcaaagactaatcaacacaaagggcacagtacagtggggaATGCAGAAGGGAACAGTacaggaggggtcaggagggcacaatataaggatcaggagggcacagtataggttcTGGGATGCTTCCCGGGACACGGCCATCTTgggacagtttagtaaaaagcacgactgtcccagcaaatccgggacagttggcaagtatgacgTACAGCAAGATTATTGTGGGGCCCcctgcacctggggcccctgggcagtgcccaggagtgcccttgcattaagatggccctgggtaagggattatgggatacccaacttgaacatgtcaaacaataaaaaccagggacaacttcctccctatttacagatttctcttcttccttccacctgcacaaacttggttcccttGTACAGCTCCTGCTGGTTCAATCCCAGGGGAACTTAAGTCTTTAGTTAGTTCAGCAACAGCCCGTTACAGgctagaaatagggatgagcttgatgttcgggtcgaacataagttcaactcgaacatcaggtgtgcgtccatttgccgaacagcgaacattatggggcattcatggAAAATTTGAGCgtcgcggaacgccccataatgcactgtgagatcgcagtgcattgctgtatgatgattggccaaagcatgcacctgacctgcatgctttggccaatcacagtgcgctctgctgagagagccataattggccaaaggcagggtgcctttggccaatcatggctcagggggactaagtccatgccccacactatataaggctgcttacacggaggccgtgtgtagtgttgttggcgtggacagagagatagcttgatttagattaagcaggcaggttattcagttagtggcagtgtatttgatatatagagtcagtcaaatatatatatataccctgcatgtagcatagactatatattgttagtgtttactcgatattcagtcagtgcaggcagtgtattaatatatgtatacagtctcgtataaaattatatatatatatatatatatatatatatatatatatatatatatatatgtgtgtgtgtgtgtgtgtgtgtgtgtgtgtgtgtgtgtgtgtgtatgtgtatgtgtgtgtatatatatatatatatatatatatatatatatatatatatatatatatatatatatatatatatatatatatatatatatagtcaggtccataattcaaaattctaatctttttggctctctacaccacaacaatggattggaaatgaaacaaacaagatgtgctttaactgcagactttcagctttaatttgagggtatttacatccaaatcatgtgaacggtgtaggaataacaacagtttgtatatgtgcctcccactttttaagggaccaaaagtaatgggacagattaacaatcatccatcaaactttcactttataatacttggttgcaaatcctttgcagtcaattacagcctgaagtccggaatgcatagacatcaccagatgctgggtttcatccctggtgatgctctgccaggcctctactgcaactgtcttcagttcctgcttgttcttggggcattctccatccagttttgtcttcagcaagtgaagtgcatgctccatcggattcaggtcaggtgactgacttggccattgcataacattccacttctttcccttaaaaaaactctttggttgctttcgcagtatgcttcgggtcattgtccatctgcactgtgaagcaccgtccaatgagttctgaataggtatgagccgaaaaccccccggttcggttcgcaccagaacctgcgaacggaccgaaaatttgcacgaactttagaaccccattgaagtctatggcactcgaacgttcaaaatcaaaagtgctatttttaaaggctaatttgcatggtattgtcctaaaaagggtttggggacccgggtcctgccccaggggacatgtatcaatgcaaaaaaaagttttaaaaacggccgttttttcaggagcagtgattttaatgatgcttaaagtgaaaaaaaaagtgaaatattcctttaaatatcatacctggggggtgtctatagtatgcctgtaagatggcgcgtgtttcccgtgcttagaacagtccctgcacaaaatgacatttttaaaggaataaaagtaatttaaaactgcttgcggctttaatgtaatgtcgggtcctggcaatatggatgaaaatcagtgagacaaacagcatgggtaccccccaccccccagtccattaccagaccctttgggtcttgtatgggtattaaggggagccccgcacccaaattaaaaaaaggaaaggcgtggggcccccaggccctatatactctgaagagcagtatacaggtggtgcaaacaaaacaggaactgtaggtttgttgttaagtagaatctgtttgtaattttgaactggtacatttttaaagtgtagctccagccaaaaaatctatttttaagctttttggaaaatataggtaagggttatcacccctgtgacatttgttttgctgtctgtgcacctcttcagaagatttcacctcactttctgtcccaatggcaaatgttttttgacaatttggggtttttagtgaaacaaggattggtgataaagcatcagtggagaggagacacgtttttcccatattaactcttacaggagagaatttcccttcctaggggtagatttcatctcacttcctgttgtctccttccgtttgcaagttggatgtttgaaagtaggggcctgccctatatactctgcagaaattgcggccttaggtgttggtattgccacaacactgtaagccctcacagttactctttgtgggcgcaggaacgggctctgctgtgaaatattagatcaagaattgtaattttcattgccttgttgaacagggtcagaaaaattgggcctttggtggtggtagtggtggtgctggtgccacaacactgtaagtcctcacagttactcttggtgggcacagaaacgggccctgctgtgaatgattagatcaagaattgtaattacatgtccctgttgaacagggtcagaaaaattgggcctttggtggtggtgctggtgccacaacactgtaagtcctcacagttatgccccgttcacacggtcggacattgattggacattccgacaacaaaatcctaggattttttccgacggatgttggctcaaacttgttttgcatacacacggtccaacaaagttgtcggaatttccgattgctaagaatgcggtcacgtacaccacatacgacgagactataaaagggcagttcagaaccaagcacggcaccctttgggctccttttactaatctcgtgttagtaaaagtttgttgagagacgattcgtgctttttcagactcgtggttttcagatcgttttctgctgttcagtttgtgcttgtgggtttgtatctgctcttcagtgcgtgcagcaagctacgcgtgacttgtcattgtgttcttgttcgttcgttacggtttttcaggtcgctcttcacaggccttgctgttcttcagtgcgttctgttacttcgttctgagcaggtgaccgttttctagccatgttgcgtatacgtactcttcgtagagttcgtgctgtgcgggggcttggtgttggggtcctgaccttgacacaagtccagtccatgaacagggtggggaggagttcatggaccaagaattggttgcttcagagtgaccagttctgtcatatgcctttgctccatgagatccgtgagaataatcctgatgatttcaggaactttctccggatgatggaccccgtatttcaccgtttgttggctttgctgaaccccttatatcagcaggcaggatacctgcatgaggcaagccatcactccggagcagaggctggtcgccaccctgcggtacttagtgatggggagaagtctgcaggacctcaagttctcgacaggcatctccccccaggctctggggatcattatcccagagacctgttctgccatcatccaggtcctgcagaaggagtatattaaggtaagatttttatcctttaacgtcacattttattgtatataatgtttgataatatattgtatttctttcctcattccctatttaccatgattgtaatatgctgtgaatgtcctctttgtcctcatgcatgctggatttttatgtaattattttttgtccttcatacatatttgccttcacttacctccccagcatggtctcctgggcctatattcacctagtgtagtcaattaacaatgtattttatcagctccatagtagtgctttatcccaaacacccctaaaatgtttagaaatttgatttgtgctttaaattcaggcagagtgccagaagctttttttgggtgtccccaaatcatttggaaccctccctccccccagctgctaagtcagctgataccaattctctatctatcctcaatcatctatctgctgactttgccaaacccatacacactatacccacctcttttgtggtcagatgtatggatgaattccccaaagcatgtagtgcaagggcctgcctgtatactttcaaatggtactgtttaaggtttttgtattctattattatcttgataggtaatagcagaatgtccaaatgtgctaaaatgtgtacagtgtgtatttatatctttgtattatgacacttcttacctgtccagtggcctgccaatagtgtaactaaggaggagctgttcaaagtaatacccattatttaggcattcatctctcaatgaagtcaagagggttacctgtccaagagctccccccctataatgttagaaatggcccatgagggggggggggaatctgatagttgtaccttatactttggtctttaaaaactctctcaaataaatgttatcttgatgttggccaagaatgtttgtgtctaatctgcttttcctgtttatgtgcaaaatgactaatttgtgattttgttttgactccacagtttccttcc encodes:
- the LOC141111251 gene encoding indolethylamine N-methyltransferase-like; protein product: MDSTTYKLYHVHGMDSRSFLDLYFSNKEDMVFAEDFLKFPMEMLHYQFSTGRVDGKFLIDISIGSFIHLLYSASNSIKKIVLLKFQEKCIMELSRWLHDRTGAYDWSHTSSAAAELEGMRGQLQDKEMRLRSSIMQILKCDFEQVNITSPVLLPLADCVISVSILDVISKNEDEYMKNLEKIIKLLKPGGQLLLFSLLDATYWVAGAERFHCFKCNEEFVKNAFVKLGLVIDYCAVQRRRNISDIIDYKAFLFIVGCKGE